AGAAGTTCCAAGCCGCAAAAACCTGACTCTATTTCAACTCTTAAAGACAGCGTAATTATTAAAACCGATTCTCTGAATATTAAATTAGACTCACTCGAAACTGAAAAAGATACCCTCGAATTTGAACGGTGATTAGTTTTAGGATTCAACAAAAGCTTGAACTGGAAGAAATCTTTGAACGGCTTTGTAACTCATTTCATTCGAAGCCTAAACTTAAATGTGCGGCTATATTCTTTTTCACGGTTCTTTACGTGGCAATACCTGGTTTTCACGTTCCAACACTTGAATTAATGTCTACACGAATTTCAGGCGTAATGGAACAAAGATTCTTACAGAACTATTTTATTTATTACCCTTCTCAAGATTGGGTTGATTATGATTTGTTTCCTCAATCAGCAAAACAAGGAGCTGTCGCAATGGAAGACGGCATGTTCATGCATCATAAGGGAATGGATTGGGTGAATTTAAATGCTTCTATGCGGGCGAATAAAAGGAGAGGAAAAATTGTCCGTGGTGGAAGTACAATCACAATGCAAGTTGCTAAGAACATCTACTTCACTACGTCAAGAAATTATTTCCGGAAAGCAAAAGAGATTCTTGTTGCAATGCGGATGGAAAAAGAAATTTCTAAAAAAGATATACTTGAACATTATTTGAATATTATTGAATTAGGACGGGGAATATTTGGTATAGGCAAGGCAGCAGATTACTACTACAATAGATATGCCGAAGAATTATCACGTGAGCAAGCAGCAAGATTAATCGCCGTAATTCCATCACCATTAAAAAATAAACCGACTGATAATAGAAGTCTTGTTCTCAGCCGAAAAAGTCGAGTGCTTGCTCGAATGTCCTCTGCCGAAATTCCTTAAACGAATATGACTGTTAAGGAAGCAAAAAAAATAATTAAAGAAGGCGAAAATTTTTATACTGAATTCAAAAGAAAATTCTCAACCCACGAAAAGATCGCAAAAGAAATAATTGCCTTTGCTAATTCGAACGGAGGGAAATTGTTCTTTGGAGTTGATGACGATGGTTCAATTGTTGGAGTTGAAAGTGAAAAAGAATCTGCATATTTGATTT
This Ignavibacteria bacterium DNA region includes the following protein-coding sequences:
- a CDS encoding monofunctional biosynthetic peptidoglycan transglycosylase encodes the protein MAIPGFHVPTLELMSTRISGVMEQRFLQNYFIYYPSQDWVDYDLFPQSAKQGAVAMEDGMFMHHKGMDWVNLNASMRANKRRGKIVRGGSTITMQVAKNIYFTTSRNYFRKAKEILVAMRMEKEISKKDILEHYLNIIELGRGIFGIGKAADYYYNRYAEELSREQAARLIAVIPSPLKNKPTDNRSLVLSRKSRVLARMSSAEIP